Proteins co-encoded in one Polynucleobacter sp. MWH-UH19D genomic window:
- a CDS encoding integration host factor subunit beta: MTDQEQQAITRSELVESLAEQFPQLLPRDVELAVKTLLDTMTQALAEGKRIELRGVGSFVLHHRPARTGRNPKSGEKVLIPEKRVPHFKPGKELRERVDYKPLKQASPKEGTGA; the protein is encoded by the coding sequence ATGACAGATCAAGAGCAACAAGCAATCACCCGCTCCGAACTGGTGGAGAGCTTAGCGGAACAGTTTCCGCAGCTGCTGCCCAGGGATGTGGAGTTGGCGGTAAAAACATTGCTAGACACAATGACTCAAGCTTTGGCAGAAGGTAAGCGTATTGAGTTGCGTGGCGTAGGAAGTTTTGTGCTTCACCATCGTCCTGCGCGTACCGGTCGCAATCCAAAGTCTGGTGAGAAAGTATTGATTCCGGAAAAACGTGTACCGCACTTTAAGCCCGGCAAAGAGTTGCGTGAGCGAGTAGATTACAAGCCTTTGAAACAGGCGAGCCCTAAAGAGGGTACTGGTGCCTAG
- a CDS encoding UDP-glucose/GDP-mannose dehydrogenase family protein, with product MKVTIVGSGYVGLVTGACLAEQGNNVFCLDLDPKKIEILNSGGVPIYEPGLKEMIERNRAAGRLQFSTDIAASVAHGDIQFIAVGTPPDEDGSADLQYVVAAARNIGRHMTTPKVIVDKSTVPVGTADKVSAAITEELGKRNLSADLCSVVSNPEFLKEGAAVEDFMRPDRIVIGTENTPAGLRAKEQMRKLYAPFNRHHERTYYMDVKSAELTKYAANAMLATRISFMNELANLADLVGADIEAVRQGIGSDSRIGFGFLYPGTGYGGSCFPKDVSALSKTAKEHGRELKILGAVDAVNEIQKYVLVEKIEKRFGKDLSNMKFALWGLAFKPNTDDMREAPSRVIISELVKRGATIVAHDPVSMPEAKHALELDFQSNPQGLKNISMVDNPMNALDGADALIIVTEWKAFRSPDFDVVLQKLTRPIIFDGRNLYEPQAMQELGIEYHGIGRHN from the coding sequence ATGAAAGTAACGATCGTTGGAAGTGGTTATGTGGGCTTGGTTACCGGAGCCTGTCTTGCAGAGCAGGGTAACAATGTCTTTTGTTTGGATTTAGATCCAAAGAAGATTGAGATTCTCAATTCTGGTGGCGTACCTATTTATGAGCCTGGTCTAAAAGAAATGATCGAGCGCAATCGTGCTGCTGGCAGATTGCAGTTCTCTACCGATATTGCTGCATCAGTGGCACATGGTGATATTCAATTTATCGCAGTAGGAACTCCACCCGATGAAGATGGCTCTGCGGATTTGCAGTATGTCGTTGCAGCTGCCCGCAATATTGGTCGCCATATGACTACGCCAAAAGTGATCGTTGATAAATCGACTGTGCCAGTTGGAACAGCTGACAAAGTATCAGCAGCAATTACCGAGGAGCTAGGAAAGCGCAATTTATCTGCTGATCTTTGCTCAGTGGTTTCAAATCCAGAGTTCTTGAAAGAAGGTGCTGCGGTAGAGGATTTCATGCGTCCAGATCGTATCGTGATCGGTACGGAGAATACGCCAGCTGGCCTACGTGCTAAAGAGCAAATGCGTAAACTGTATGCGCCATTTAATCGACATCATGAGCGCACTTATTACATGGATGTGAAGAGTGCGGAGTTAACCAAGTATGCGGCTAATGCTATGTTGGCGACCCGCATTTCCTTTATGAATGAGTTGGCTAACTTGGCAGACTTAGTGGGTGCAGATATCGAAGCAGTCCGCCAAGGGATTGGGTCGGATTCACGGATTGGTTTCGGTTTCCTGTATCCAGGTACGGGTTATGGTGGCTCTTGCTTCCCAAAAGATGTATCAGCGCTATCGAAGACTGCTAAAGAGCACGGTAGAGAATTAAAGATTCTTGGTGCTGTGGATGCAGTAAACGAAATTCAAAAATATGTCTTAGTGGAAAAGATCGAAAAGCGCTTTGGTAAAGATCTTTCTAATATGAAATTTGCCTTATGGGGTTTAGCTTTTAAACCAAATACGGATGATATGCGTGAAGCTCCAAGTCGCGTGATTATTTCTGAATTGGTAAAGCGTGGTGCCACGATTGTTGCGCATGACCCTGTATCAATGCCAGAGGCAAAACACGCTTTAGAGCTCGATTTTCAGAGCAACCCTCAGGGGCTCAAAAACATTTCTATGGTGGATAACCCCATGAATGCGCTTGATGGTGCTGACGCATTAATTATTGTTACCGAGTGGAAAGCATTCCGTAGCCCTGATTTTGATGTCGTTTTGCAAAAATTGACTCGCCCCATCATTTTTGATGGA
- the lapB gene encoding lipopolysaccharide assembly protein LapB has protein sequence MIQIATSWLLLLPVMFGIGWLASRWDLRLENRMDERERMRQQRSTFKGLSLLLNEQPDQAIETLVKIAQLDPETVELHFSLGNLFRRRGETERAIRVHQHLANRDDLKPRDRDHAAYELGRDFLRAGLLDRAEASLNRVGDGKYAVPAKESLLEMYQVERDWSKAIIAASELESLQGKSHRTEIAQFHCELAQDALRRKDLSGAEQSIQRALQAVPNHARGLILQGDYLMAMERPAQAIQAWSVVADSHPAYMHLLADRWMQAHSDLGKELEGLERLCALLKTQATGELLDIVHKQVMKIRGPEAANVMLSEVMQHSPSLGALSKLAETRLALEESSANPERLSELQSILKLLRQRTTSLARYTCGNCGFRARRFYWQCPGCNNWEAYSPRRSEGVAPSGPSM, from the coding sequence ATGATTCAGATTGCGACATCGTGGTTATTGTTGCTGCCAGTCATGTTTGGCATCGGCTGGTTGGCGTCTCGTTGGGATCTGCGATTAGAAAATCGCATGGATGAGCGCGAGCGGATGCGGCAACAGCGCTCTACTTTTAAGGGTTTGAGTCTTTTATTAAATGAGCAACCAGACCAAGCGATTGAAACCTTGGTCAAGATTGCGCAGTTGGATCCTGAAACAGTTGAGCTGCATTTCTCATTGGGCAATTTATTTCGTCGTCGCGGCGAAACCGAGCGTGCAATTCGGGTTCATCAACACTTGGCCAATCGAGATGACTTAAAACCTCGTGATCGCGATCACGCCGCCTATGAATTAGGTCGGGATTTTTTGCGTGCGGGATTGCTTGATCGTGCAGAAGCCTCACTCAATCGTGTGGGTGATGGCAAGTATGCAGTACCAGCAAAAGAGAGTTTGCTGGAGATGTATCAAGTAGAGCGCGATTGGAGTAAGGCCATCATTGCCGCCTCTGAGCTTGAGAGTCTTCAAGGAAAATCCCATCGTACTGAAATCGCACAATTTCATTGTGAGCTTGCCCAAGATGCACTACGTCGTAAAGATTTGTCTGGGGCTGAGCAATCGATTCAGAGAGCCTTGCAAGCAGTTCCAAATCATGCTCGTGGACTTATTCTGCAAGGCGATTATTTAATGGCGATGGAGCGTCCAGCCCAGGCAATCCAAGCTTGGAGTGTGGTGGCTGATTCGCATCCAGCTTATATGCATTTATTGGCAGATCGTTGGATGCAAGCGCATTCTGATTTAGGAAAAGAGTTGGAAGGATTGGAGCGGCTTTGTGCACTGTTGAAGACACAAGCAACAGGTGAGTTGCTCGATATCGTACATAAGCAAGTGATGAAAATTCGAGGGCCAGAGGCAGCTAATGTCATGCTGTCTGAGGTGATGCAGCATTCACCAAGTTTGGGTGCTCTATCAAAGCTTGCCGAAACACGCCTTGCATTAGAGGAAAGTAGCGCGAATCCAGAAAGACTCTCCGAGTTGCAGTCAATCCTAAAGCTTTTACGCCAGCGCACCACTAGTTTGGCTCGTTACACTTGTGGCAATTGCGGTTTCCGTGCACGTCGATTCTATTGGCAGTGCCCTGGTTGTAATAATTGGGAGGCATACTCACCGAGACGTTCAGAGGGGGTCGCACCAAGCGGCCCTTCAATGTAA